Part of the Aureibacillus halotolerans genome, TTTGCTGAATATGATCTGCAAAGGCTTGTCAATAATCATCGCGCCTGTGTAGTACCCTGCTGGAATATGAATCGTGTCCCCTGCCTCCGCTTGATCAATCAACTGTTGGATGGAGGTATGCTGCTGTGCGTTTGCCACTGAGTTAGCACAAACGATGGAAAGGATAAGCACCATGACGCTGCTCCAAAAAAACATTATTTTCCGGCGATTCCAATGCGCTGATTGATTCCTTTGAATGTGCAACACCTCTTTCAATAAAATGAGAAGCCTGTTTGTAGAATGCTTCTAGTGCAATCCGCTCCGTCAAAATACTTCGTTGGGGTTTGCTTCTGCACATATTGTTTTTATTGTGTCTCGGTCTCGTATAGCGGGTGAAAATCCTTGTTTAAACCAAATATGAAAAAAATTCATTGTTTCAAGTTAGATCACCTAGTGCCTTTTACACGAAATTAGTTTGGTAAAGGAATCAAATAAAACCATAAAGGGTCGATCTCATTTGAGATTGTTTTCAAAATGGTCATTTGCAAGTGAACAAGCACAACACATCATTAAATGAAATAAGATCTACGTTATCTGAAAAGGCACTAGAGTCTTTTTGAACTTAGTGGTGATGACCTCCACCCCCTGAATCATGGCCTTCCATATCAGTCATACTGTCCATATCCGATACGTCGCTATTTTTTTCGGCTTCTTCAGCAGCTAGAACCGCATCTTCACTGACGTTGCCTGCAATCACCTGTTCCTTTGGCATGGCATGCGTGCCTCGGGCTGTCACGTGCGACTGCACGTAGTAAACGCCCTCTTCATTGAAAGAAGTGTCTGCGGTATAAACGCCTGCCTCCGCCAAGGTCCCTTGCTCTTCCCAGCTTTGTTGACGGTCTCCCGCCTTCCAAAATTCAAAAGTGACTTTCCCTACCTGTGCTGTGTCTACAGGCTTTTCTTCCTCTGTAATGATCGCCTGGATGTTTACAGCAGCTTCGGTTTCAACGTTTTGGTCAATTTTGAGCTCGACCTCAATGAAGCCTGTTAAGAGCTGTTCCGAATTCGGTTGCCCACCAGGCTCCCCTGGGTCATGTGCCTGGCAAGCCGTTATGATACACATTGCCGTAGCCATCAGTATAAATTTGAAAGTCTTCATTGCAGCTCACCCTTTCTTATTGTCAATTTCTTATTCAAAAAAATGCCATCGCCAAATGGTTTGAACAGCGATGCTTTTTTCATTTTTTTTTGTTTTCGTTCATCAACCTGTTCATGTTGAATCTTCTTTATTGCCATCGCGAGCCTCCTCATAAGGGATCGTTTGTGATACACGTAACCAATGCTCCTTTGCATTGTATACGGGTTTCATTTCCTTTCCTATGACTCGTTAGAGCTATGAACATGAACATTCTGTGAAATGATTTTGGAGAAAGATGTACAAAACTATTGGAAGAGCCACGACTGCAGTGCTTGACGCAAAGAGTCTATCAAGGTATTATCGACATATAAAGTCTCTAATTCAGGACGGTGATTTGCTATGAAATACTCGAAAGCGACGAATTATGCTTTACACACCATGCTTTTTCTTGTAGCAGCCACGCCAAACAAGCCTGTCACTGTAGTGGAATTAGCAGAAAAGCAGAAGGTGTCTCCAACTTATCTCTCCAAGATTTTAACTAAACTAGTCAAGGCAGGCATGATTGAATCCGCATCAGGAGCTAAGGGTGGCTATCGGTTAAAGCGAAATTGGGAGAACATTTCATTCCTTGATATCATACACGCCATTGAAGGACCCACTTCTATGTTCGATTGCAGCTTGGATCATGGACCAGAATGCCCGATACAAAAGGTCGTCCTGTCCGCAGAGGAAAAAATGGAGCAGCATTTGAGAGACCAGACAATGTTTGAGTTAGTTCAAAGAACGAAAGTGAATCTTTGGTAAAAATTTTTTCTTCTAATTAAGGATATTAAGTGTCTTTAAAAACTTTTGAAGTGGAGATTAAATCATCCCGTTTTGGTAGAAACGATGGTAGCCAATGCTGCTGTGGACTTTTCATTGCCTGTAGGACGTGGCATGCTTAATGATTCCTTGAGGGCGCTTTGGAAAGGTTCTCGTTCGACTAAAAGACCAGAGCATGATATAAAAATTTGCATAAGGACTGTCCTAGAAGTCGTAGGACAGTCCTTTGACATGTGTGCTTGTTCCTTAAGCAACAAAGAGAAATAGACAAAAAAAACGTAGACAACTCCTCCAAAAAAGAGATGTTGTCTACGTTTTGATGAACGTATCAATTTATGCTTCCTTCACCTTGCTATTGTCTGGTTTCTTAGGATCCTCGAGCTGAAGCGTCCGCGTTGTCGTGGCATGAATGCCTTTAAAAAGCTCAGGGTTTTCATACAGTGACTTGCCATACGATGGAATCATTTCCTTCAGCTTTGGCTCCCATGCTTTCGCTTTCATGTTCTCTGGGAAACATTTGTTGAGAATCTCAAGCATCACAGAGACGGCGGTAGACGCCCCTGGAGAAGCGCCGAGTAAGGCGGCAATCGAGCCATCCCCTGCACTAATTACTTCCGTTCCAAAACGAAGCGTTCCCTTGCCTTCAGGCGTATCTTTAATGATTTGCACACGTTGGCCAGCTACAACCAAGCCCCAATCCTCACTTTTCGCGTTTGGCACGAATTCTCTTAGTTCTTCCATACGCTTTTCCTTCGATTGCATCACCTGATTAATCAGGTAAATGGTCAATGGAATGTTCTTGGCACCAGCCGCCATCATCGTTAGCAAATTATGCGGTTTAATGGACGTGAACAAATCCAGCATGGAGCCAAATTTTAAAAACTTCGGTGAAAAACCAGCAAACGGACCAAACAACAACGATTCCTTCTTATCAATCAAACGTGTGTCCAGATGTGGCACTGACATTGGTGGTGCCCCAATCGCTGCTTTGCCGTACACCTTTGCACGATGTTGCGCAACAACCTCTGGGTCCTGACAGACCATAAACAGGCCACTAACCGGAAAACCACCAATCCCTTTGCCTTCGGGAATCCCTGATTTTTGTAGCAGATGCAGGCTGCCTCCTCCGCCACCAATAAAGACAAACTTAGCAGTGTGGGTTTCAATCTTACCCGTTTCAACATTTCGCACCTTCACATTCCATGACCCGTCGCTTGTTTGAGTCAGGTCTTCAACACTCTGCTTAAATTGGATATCGACATTTGTGCTCTTTAAGTGATTAAACAAATCCCGTGTTAACGCACCAAAGTTCACATCCGTGCCAGAATTGATTTTTGTCGCCGCAATCGGTTTCGTGATTTTTCGATCCTGCATCATTAACGGAATCCAATCCTTCAGTTTTTCAGGCTCATCGGTATACTCCATACCTGGAAACAAAGGGTTTCTCGAAAGCGCTTCAAAGCGATTTTTCAAAAAAGCGACATTGGTTTCTCCTTGCACAAAGCTCATATGCGGCACTGGCATGATAAAATCACGCGGCTGCTTTAAGCGCTTGTTGCTCACAAGGTACGACCAAAATTGCTTAGATACTTGGAATTCTTCGTTGACCTTGATGGCTTTGCTGACATCAATCGATCCATCTGGCTGTTCAACCGTGTAGTTTAGTTCGCACAACGAGGAATGCCCTGTTCCCGCATTGTTCCACTCGTTTGAGCTCTCCTCACCCGGTGTTTCACGTCTCTCAAACACGGTGATGTTCCAGTCTGGCGACAATTCTTTAAGCAAAGAACCTAGCGTTGCACTCATAATGCCAGCACCTATTAATATAACGTCTGTTTTTTTATAGGTATTACTCATGTGTGATCATCCTTATGCTCTAAAAATTTGCAGAAAAATGTCTACGTATACTTCGACGTCCTGCCAAACAGGGCGCAGTTTAATCGCGAGTCTCATTCAAGGAATACTGACCCTACTCTATAGTTTACCACTAATATTCATAGATTAGAATATTCATTTAGGAAACAAATGACGGTGAGAGGTGTCAAGTCGTGGCAAGAGAACCATTTTTACATAGCGTTCTTTCTCTCTAATAACATCCGCATATACATAGGAGGAAAACTAAATGGCGGTGACCAATGTGGAACGCAAGATCACACGTATTGGAAATAGCCTTGGCATCACACTACCTCAAAGTGTTCTAGATCATCTCCAAGTAAAGCTTTTCTCTAGAAAAGGACGGCGCTGTATCGTTCAAACGTCAAAAAACTCTCGATCATGGGGCGTTGAATGAAATTGATCAGGAGTTTTTAGATGGAATACAGGATCTTTTCGACAACTACGATCAGACCTTAAAAAACTTAGTGGATCGTTAATTAGATGGTTCGTTATTTACACCACAAGGAGGTTATTTTACTTAATGCCCTTATCATTAAAAGATACAGTCCTGGAGAACAGATTGGCGTAAAAGAGCCAGCCTTACTGGATAGTGCCGTTAATCGACCACAGCAAAGGGCTTTTGGTGAAGAAGCTTACCCCACTCTTTGGCTAAAGGCAGCAGCACTGTATAGCAGCATTGCCCAGCACTATGCTTTTCACAATGCGAATAAGCGAACAGCATTTGCTGCGATGAAACAATTGATATGGGTGAACGGATACCAGTTGATGGTCCCTGAAAATGAAGCTGCAGATTTCACAGTGGAATTGGTTGTACGAAACCCATCCCTCAACGTTGAAGAAATTGGAGCGTGGATAAAGGACCATTCGAAGCAACGAGACATGGACAAATGAACAGTCCTTCCATTTGATTAAAGGGTACAAAAGGACAATAAAAGAAAACTGCGCGTCCTCTTCTGGACATCGCAGTCTTCTTTTTTATTGATACTCCTACAATCAGAGAACATCCATCCGGTTGACATTCCGAATCGATAGCAGGGAGATGGCGATGCCAATGACGGCAAACGCTATTGGAATGTACACAATGCTAGCGAGCGAAAAGGTTGGGTTGTGAGAGCTGATCAACGAGACGATCACAAGTGACGACACGATGGTCACAGGCACAGATAGGCGACGCATCCCAAAGTATAATGGCACGAGACTCGTTCCCGCCGCTGCAAAAGCGAGCGTGAGACTCGTTGAAATTTTTTCTGTTAGCATGGCCGTTGTGACGGTATGTTCAACAAAGTGGAAATACCCGTTTACGCCCCACATCACTGCTGTGACAAACAATTCGGAGAGAAGGATGGACGTTAACGTAAATGAAAACACGATCAGCAGCTTCGCAGACAGAAGCTTTTTTCGTTCAATAGGAAATAGGAATTGTAGTGCCATCGTTTTGTTCTTGTATTCTTCAATGATGAGCTTTGCCAGCAGAACAGCGGCAAAGACGATGAACACTGCTCGCACGATGGTGCCCCCAATAAAGAACAACTCCTCCATATCACGGACGACCTGACTCCCTTCCATCCTTTCCATGTACAAAATAAAGGTGAGCATGCTAACGATGAGTAGATTGGCAATGACGGCACCTTTCCAGTACCACGACACGCTATCTTTTTTTAGTTCAAGCTTTAGTACCCGAAACATCGTCCATGTCCTCCCTCGCTACATTGTCCACTTGAAGCGCCTGGTGGTAATATTCATCCAACGTTTTGTACTTTTTGCTGATGGATTCAATCTCAATGCCGTAACTTAGCAGAACTCGAGCAATTTCGCTCTGGCTTTTTACGGAACCGTAAATTCGAATGGTTCGCTCACCGATATGTTTCACATTAAACAGGTCGAGTTGATCCTCTAATACGAAGCACGCCTGTTTAACATCAGGCGTCAAGAGCTCAATAAATTCGGTGTGCTTGCTACGAATCGTATCCATTGACTTTTCTTCAAGCAGTCGTCCATTCTTCATTAAACCGACACGATCTGCGACTTGCTCCACTTCACTCAGCATATGGCTAGAAAGCAACAACGTCGTGCCGTAATCGTTTGCCAGCATCTTAAAGAGATCTCTCATCTCTCGAATGCCAGATGGATCAAGCCCGTTCATTGGCTCATCCAAGAGGAGCAGCTCGGGCTTTGTCATAATCGCTCTTGCAATCCCGAGCCGTTGCTTCATACCGAGCGAAAACGTATGCACGGGCTTATGTTTCACTGTAGTCAGCTGCACCCATTCAAGCGCAGTGTCGACAGCATTTGCCTCATGGTAGCCACTATAGGCACAACACAATTGCAAGTTTTCAAAGGCGGTTTTTCTATCATAAAAGACCGGATACTCAATCATTGTCCCTAGTCGTCTCAAAAATAGATAAGAAGACTCCAGCAGCGGTTCACCGAAAAGCTCAATCGTTCCTGTGGTCGGCTTTACGAGATTCGTAATGAGCTTCATCAGCATCGTTTTTCCGGCCCCGTTATGCCCAATCAAGCCGTAAATCTCCCCTCGCCTCAAGTCCATCGATACATTTGATATCACTTCAGTGCCGTGTAGCACCTTGGTTACTTCACGCACGTTCATTGTAAGCTGTTCCACTCTGTTCTCTCCCTTCAGCTTTAGCTTATACCGTCCCCCTGTCATTTTTCTTGCGCATTTCTTACAAAATTCTTAACTTCAGGGAGTTGATTGAACGTGCAGCGAAAGGTGGTTTTCTCATAGGGGATGCTCCGAATGACAATGTGGCCTCCCATCATTTCTACGAGTTGCTTGGTGATGCTTAACCCGAGCCCACTGCCTTCAAAGGACGCATGACGTGCATCATCCAACGTGTACATCCGGTTAAACACATTGTCTTGCTCGGTTTCAGGAATGCCCCGACCTTTGTCCCAAACTTCAATCAAGGCTTGCCCTTCATGTACGTACAGCTTTAGTCCCAGCACCTTGCCATCAGCACCGTAGCGGATTGCATTGGTCAACAAATTGCCAAGAACTCGCTGAAACGCTTCTTCATTGGCATAAATGTGGATCGGCTCATCAGTGAGATCGAGCTCAACTGCTAGCCCTTTTGATTGAACAATGGCATAGTGCTCCAACACAGCTTGCCGGCAAACCTCATTGAGATGGATACGGCTCATGGGCACGTCCACATCCCCTGCCTCTAGCTTGGAAAAATCAAAAAAAGCATTCACCTGCTTGATCAAGGTCAACGTTTTTTGATGCAGCTGGGACAGCGTGCGTTCGCGCTCATCGCGTGCCAATAAAGGCTGTTGCTCCAGCTTTTCCAGATAACCGAGCATCACCGTCAATGGCGTTTTCAAATCATGAGAAATGTTCGATAGCATTTTTCGTTGTTCGAGCCGTGTCTTGTTGGAGGCTGCCTGAACACGTTGGTTCTCATCAAGCAATGTATTAATGGCTGCTAGCAGGCGCTGGAGTTCTGTTTCGTCCGTCTGCGAGAACACCTTCTCACGCGTCTCTTGTGTAAGAATATGGTCAAGGGAAGCATGGACAGCCTTTACATCCGATTTCCATCTACGGCGGTCAAAGAACTGCTTTAGGCAAATCAAGAGCAACACACCGACAGCAACGCTAAGAAGCACCGTCGTCATGACGCCCCCATCGTGTAACCGATGCCCCACACCGTTTTGATCAACTCGGGGTTAGACGGGTCCGTTTCGACCTTTTCCCTCAACCGCCGGATGTGGACATTGATGACATTTTCATCGCCATAATAGGTATCGTTCCACGCATGCTGGTAAAGCTGCGCCTTCGTAAACACCTGCTTCGGATGTTCCATTAACAGCTGTAAAAGGGCAAATTCTTTCGCAGTCAATTTGATTGAACGTCCTTCCTTCACAGCCATAAACGCATCTACATCGAGCCGTAGCCCGCGATACTCCAAATGGCGTTTTGCCTGTCCGTCCATACGATTCGTGTATTCAGTCGCCCGTCGAATAGCGGCATTGACACGTGCCGTCAACTCAATAAACGAAAAAGGCTTGGCGATGTAATCATCTGCGCCAAAGCCTAACCCAAGCGCCTTGTCGAGCTCACTTCCCTTGGCCGATACAATCAACACCGGCACAGCACTCGACTGACGAATGGTTTTCAAAAGCTCGATACCATTGATTTCAGGCAGCATGATGTCGAGCAGCACCATTGAAAATGTGCCTTCATGGAACTTCCGCAGCCCCTCCTCACCATCCCTGGCGCACACCACGTCAAACCCTTCCCGCGTCAAATGCTCCTGCACGAGCTGAAGGATTTCCTTCTCATCCTCCACAACAAGAAGCCTATGCCCCATACAATCTCAGTCCTCTCATTCAACGTTCTGGATATATTTGCATTATAGCATGAGGAAATAAGAGACATTGCTCAATAGCTACAACTCGATTCCCTCTTAGACTGATGTCTCTAGGGCATACAAACTAGAACATAAGAAAAGCACAGGATGATCGACACTCAATCGGCCTGCGCTTTTGGGTTTTTGATTCAACCTTTACCATTCTATGATGACCTCTGAAAGACAAGAATTAGAAAGACAAAGATACTGCTTATTATTCTCTATTTACCTATCCAAGGTTTTCCTGGTGTCCTCCATTCCCATTGGAAACTAGCAGCCTTCGTTGGGGTTGAAAACTGATCAAGATAAAATTTTGCACCTGCGTCTATTTTCACATCAAAGATTTGCACCTCTAAAATTTCATCCTTGTTATCATACATCGTAACTTTCAGTTGACCTTCAAAATCAAATGTTTCATTAAAGTTCCCAACGTAGACGAAGTGATCAAAATGATAATCATCAGAAAAGGAGGAGACTTGTGCGAATAAATGCTGCATTTCAGATAAATTGTTACGTGCTTCATCGAACTCAGTAAAGTGTCGCTCCATTTTTTTAATCGCTTGCCATTGTGAATAATGATCTGAATACGTATGTAATGCGTGGATGCCTGTAAACAAAATAAAAACAGCAGCAAATGTTTTGAGCGTGTTCTTCCACACAATTCGGGGAGGGTACTTTCCCGCAATTAAACTAATCAGTGCTATTGCCGCCATAATGACAGAAAAGCATGAGATCCAAAATGGAAAAAACGCTTGTACTGGGATGGTCATCTAAACAACCCTCCTTCTTTTACGTCGATCTTGATGGTGGGAAGAAGGATACTTCTCACGGAGCTTACGCGCAATTTTATACAAAAACCAAATTAAAATAAGATATAACCCTTGCGCAATTACAGTTGAAACGGAGGCAAATGTTTCGCTAGTTGTATCTACAAACTGCGCTAAAGCAATAACACTAATGACAAATGCCATAGGGATATATAAACACGACGTCCAAAAACGACATACCTTCAAATTGTAAGTAAATGCGACATACCCGGCAGCATAAAAGAAAACGTGAAAAACGGCGAGCCAACCAGAAATCTGGAGCCAAGAGTGAAGGAAAGCCGAGCAAATTGTTGGAATCAACAAAATTGCAATAACACCAAATATTGTCGGTCTGAATTTCGTCTTTGGCGCTACCAGCTCTTCCACCACACTTTTTGCTCTTTCTTCCTCTTCTTTAATCCATTTTTGGTTAAGAGAGTCGTAAATTTCTGCGAAAGGGAGGTCAACAGGAACATTTTCTTTTTCATCTGTATTTGCAATGTTCTTCAATTCTTGTAAGTGCTCCTCTGTGGCTACAGTGCGGTTCATATAAATAGGGATATTTGTATTGTGAAACACAGTAAGCCACTGATCTATGGCTTCGTAATCTTTTAGATACACCGGAATAGAAATTCCTTGTTTCGTTTGAAGCAACAAACATGGTACTAGTCGATGAAAAGGACCTTTTTTGTAGTATCCCTCATAATAGGTGTAGTACGCGTAGGATAAATAGATCATCACATCGCAGCATTCCACATCTGACAATGCGATTGTCCCCGTATAGACTTTCCTGTCCTTGAAATCTTTCACATCATAAGTTAGTTGAGTTTCAGTTAGTACAAAATGATTTTGATGTCGGTTATACCAAAGCAACCGCTGATAATGATTAATAATGATTCGAAAGATAATGACGGTTCCAATTAAACCTACTGAAGCAAATACACCCCAACCAGTAAATCCATTCCAAAAAAGATATACCGGTAGTGTTGCAAGCCCTATACCGATAAACGCTAGAAGGATTGATCCGTAAGCATTTACAAGCCAATGCCATACAAGCATTTGGTTGTCTTTATGTTCCGCAAGTATATGATTCATGACTACCCTCCTCAATAAGTCATATCACGAGGAATAAAAAAATTCCATTTTTAACAGGTAATTGGCCCTTACCCAAAAGTCGGGGTTGACTGGCGCAACATTCGTACATCTCGCAACGAATAATTACATCGCTTTGTATAAGATCTAATCTGTTGAGGGACAAGCGAAGGTGCAAAAAGGAATCTTCTAAAAGCCAGCGGTCACTAGAGAGACTTCCGCGGCAAAGAAATCACGACGAGAGGTACTTCTGAGTCGAGCGTATGACTGCTCGTATTTATGTCATCCCCGTGTTGTGGTGATGAACCAGGTAATTAGAATAATAGACTTTACAACGTAGATGAATAACTAGCCAATACGTTGGAACCAACAAGTACTTAACTGATATAGCCACCGATTTTATTTTGTTGTAGTAAAACTCTCTTAACAAGCGATAGACCGCATTGGCTCTTTTTAATTTTCCATTGACATCCATTCAAAGAGATTATAAAATGTGAAAATGATAATCATTATCACAAATAAAAGAATTTCCCAAAAATTCCTCTTCATAGTGATTTGATCTGTACAATCATACATCTAAAATCTTACATAAAAAGGAAGGTCATGCAAAATGAACACAATACGCAGCAATGTATTACGAGCAGTTCTCCTGTTCGCTGTTTTTATGATCGCACTTGTTGGTTGTTCCTCTGAATCATCAAGCACCACCCCTGAGCCGACGCAAACAGCAAGTGATTCGGCTAGCACGGACGCACCAGAAGAAGAAACGGACGCTTCAGAGGAGGAAGGCTCTGATTACCCTATCGTCATTGAGCATGCCTTTGGCGAAACCGTGATTGAAAGCAAGCCAGAACGCGTGGCGACGGTTCAATGGGCAAACCATGATGTTGCCCTAGCACTTGGCGTCGTTCCTGTTGGCTTCTCAGCAGCGAACTTTGGCGTTCAAGATGACAGTGGCCTTTTGCCTTGGACCGCTGAAAAGCTTGATGAGCTCGGCGCAGAGACCCCTAACATTTTCCAAGATACAGATGGACTTGATTTTGAGGCTATTTCCGATTCTGATCCTGATGTTATTTTAG contains:
- a CDS encoding FixH family protein; amino-acid sequence: MKTFKFILMATAMCIITACQAHDPGEPGGQPNSEQLLTGFIEVELKIDQNVETEAAVNIQAIITEEEKPVDTAQVGKVTFEFWKAGDRQQSWEEQGTLAEAGVYTADTSFNEEGVYYVQSHVTARGTHAMPKEQVIAGNVSEDAVLAAEEAEKNSDVSDMDSMTDMEGHDSGGGGHHH
- a CDS encoding RrF2 family transcriptional regulator; amino-acid sequence: MKYSKATNYALHTMLFLVAATPNKPVTVVELAEKQKVSPTYLSKILTKLVKAGMIESASGAKGGYRLKRNWENISFLDIIHAIEGPTSMFDCSLDHGPECPIQKVVLSAEEKMEQHLRDQTMFELVQRTKVNLW
- the mqo gene encoding malate dehydrogenase (quinone), with the protein product MSNTYKKTDVILIGAGIMSATLGSLLKELSPDWNITVFERRETPGEESSNEWNNAGTGHSSLCELNYTVEQPDGSIDVSKAIKVNEEFQVSKQFWSYLVSNKRLKQPRDFIMPVPHMSFVQGETNVAFLKNRFEALSRNPLFPGMEYTDEPEKLKDWIPLMMQDRKITKPIAATKINSGTDVNFGALTRDLFNHLKSTNVDIQFKQSVEDLTQTSDGSWNVKVRNVETGKIETHTAKFVFIGGGGGSLHLLQKSGIPEGKGIGGFPVSGLFMVCQDPEVVAQHRAKVYGKAAIGAPPMSVPHLDTRLIDKKESLLFGPFAGFSPKFLKFGSMLDLFTSIKPHNLLTMMAAGAKNIPLTIYLINQVMQSKEKRMEELREFVPNAKSEDWGLVVAGQRVQIIKDTPEGKGTLRFGTEVISAGDGSIAALLGASPGASTAVSVMLEILNKCFPENMKAKAWEPKLKEMIPSYGKSLYENPELFKGIHATTTRTLQLEDPKKPDNSKVKEA
- a CDS encoding AbrB/MazE/SpoVT family DNA-binding domain-containing protein, giving the protein MAVTNVERKITRIGNSLGITLPQSVLDHLQVKLFSRKGRRCIVQTSKNSRSWGVE
- a CDS encoding type II toxin-antitoxin system death-on-curing family toxin — protein: MVRYLHHKEVILLNALIIKRYSPGEQIGVKEPALLDSAVNRPQQRAFGEEAYPTLWLKAAALYSSIAQHYAFHNANKRTAFAAMKQLIWVNGYQLMVPENEAADFTVELVVRNPSLNVEEIGAWIKDHSKQRDMDK
- a CDS encoding ABC transporter permease — encoded protein: MFRVLKLELKKDSVSWYWKGAVIANLLIVSMLTFILYMERMEGSQVVRDMEELFFIGGTIVRAVFIVFAAVLLAKLIIEEYKNKTMALQFLFPIERKKLLSAKLLIVFSFTLTSILLSELFVTAVMWGVNGYFHFVEHTVTTAMLTEKISTSLTLAFAAAGTSLVPLYFGMRRLSVPVTIVSSLVIVSLISSHNPTFSLASIVYIPIAFAVIGIAISLLSIRNVNRMDVL
- a CDS encoding ABC transporter ATP-binding protein, translating into MNVREVTKVLHGTEVISNVSMDLRRGEIYGLIGHNGAGKTMLMKLITNLVKPTTGTIELFGEPLLESSYLFLRRLGTMIEYPVFYDRKTAFENLQLCCAYSGYHEANAVDTALEWVQLTTVKHKPVHTFSLGMKQRLGIARAIMTKPELLLLDEPMNGLDPSGIREMRDLFKMLANDYGTTLLLSSHMLSEVEQVADRVGLMKNGRLLEEKSMDTIRSKHTEFIELLTPDVKQACFVLEDQLDLFNVKHIGERTIRIYGSVKSQSEIARVLLSYGIEIESISKKYKTLDEYYHQALQVDNVAREDMDDVSGTKA
- a CDS encoding sensor histidine kinase; the encoded protein is MTTVLLSVAVGVLLLICLKQFFDRRRWKSDVKAVHASLDHILTQETREKVFSQTDETELQRLLAAINTLLDENQRVQAASNKTRLEQRKMLSNISHDLKTPLTVMLGYLEKLEQQPLLARDERERTLSQLHQKTLTLIKQVNAFFDFSKLEAGDVDVPMSRIHLNEVCRQAVLEHYAIVQSKGLAVELDLTDEPIHIYANEEAFQRVLGNLLTNAIRYGADGKVLGLKLYVHEGQALIEVWDKGRGIPETEQDNVFNRMYTLDDARHASFEGSGLGLSITKQLVEMMGGHIVIRSIPYEKTTFRCTFNQLPEVKNFVRNAQEK
- a CDS encoding response regulator transcription factor, whose amino-acid sequence is MGHRLLVVEDEKEILQLVQEHLTREGFDVVCARDGEEGLRKFHEGTFSMVLLDIMLPEINGIELLKTIRQSSAVPVLIVSAKGSELDKALGLGFGADDYIAKPFSFIELTARVNAAIRRATEYTNRMDGQAKRHLEYRGLRLDVDAFMAVKEGRSIKLTAKEFALLQLLMEHPKQVFTKAQLYQHAWNDTYYGDENVINVHIRRLREKVETDPSNPELIKTVWGIGYTMGAS